In Clostridium omnivorum, the DNA window TAGTGTGCGAAAACTGTGAAGAAAAATATAACTGTCCTGAAGCAACGAGAGAGAGAATAGTTAATTGGGAAAGGTACGATGGTAAAAAGACAGAGGTTTTATATAATATATGGAGAAATCAATGCGCATTTAGAAAAGAAATAGATGTACTTGATAATCATCAAGTAATATTAGAATATACTAATGGAGCTAAGGTTTCTTATATGGAATGTCATTATACTCCTGATGATAACAGAGAGTATATATTTATAGGTACTAAAGGAAAATTAAAGCTGGATGATGCTAAGGACACCATTACTGTACAGTTAAGACACAGCATGTATGATAGAATTGAAACTATTACATATACCAATCTTCAATCCTCAGAAGGACATGGTGGTGGAGACAAGTATATCATCCAAGACTTTGTAGATGCACTTGATACTGGAAAGCAGCCAATAGCAGGAGGAGAAGCTGGACTTGAGGCTATTCTTTTAGGCTTAAAGGCTCATGAGGCAATTAGGACAGGTGAAATACAGGAGTTGTAATGTAATAAAAACTGCTATCTAAAAAAATAGTTGACAACTCAACCTAAGCTGATAAAATTATTATTAAAATTAAAGAATTTAATTGCTTAGGGGGACTTTTATGTTTGATATAGATTCCTGCATAGGATTTATAACTAATAAGGCATCAAAAAAGATAGCAGAAGTATTTAATGATAGATTAATGTCATATGGAATAACAAGAGTTCAATGGATTGCGTTATATTATCTTCTTAAGGATGGTAAGGCGTCTCAAAAAGAACTAGCTGATAAAATGAACATTAAGGAATCTACTATAGTAAGACTTATTGATAGACTGGAAAAGGAAAAGTATGTAGAAAGAGTAAAGGAGCCTGAGAATAGGCGAATAACTTATATTATACTTACGGATTCAGGAAAAAATAGAATTACAGAACTTATTCCTGAAGGAGAAAAAATGAAAGATTCTATTTCAAAAGGCATTACAGATGAAGAGTTTGAAACCTTTAATAGAGTTTTACAAAAAATGATTGACAATATAAGCTAAATTTTAAGTATAAATTTGAGGGCTGTTTACCTGAAGCTAGGTATAACAGTTCTTTTTTTAAAAACATTGTTAAAAAATACACAAAAATATCAATTATAGCTTGAATTTCTATCACATACTTGCTATACTAATAATTAGCATAGCAAGTATTTAAAGGGGGAATATAAAATGGGAAAAAATCCAAGAGAAATGTTAAATGATTTTATGAATGGTTTACAAACAGTAGGAGCGACTAATGAAGCACAAGTTAATGCTTTCATGGGATTATTAGGAGCTGCCTATGAACCAAAGGCATTAGAAGTAAAAACAAAAGAACTTATAAGTGTGGGAATAGCTGCTTATAACAGATGTGAGTATTGCATTGTATTCCATGTATACAAGGCATTGGAAGCTGGTGCTACAAGAGAAGAAATAATGGAAGCAGCGATGGTTTCAGTAGCCTTTGGCGGAGGTCCCTCTATGGCTTATTCTGTAACACTGTTAAAGGATTCTATTGAAGAGTTTGCTCCAGAATTTAATAAGTAGATACATATAATAAGGCAGCTTAAAAGCTGCCTTATTACATAAAGGAGGGTAAAATGGTGGAATTAAAAATTGGTTCATTGCTTGGACATGGTAAAGATGCAGTGGTAACTAATATTCATAAAAAAAATGGCGATAAAGTAGCAGCTGGTGAATTAGTGCTTGAAGTTGAGGGAAGTAAGGGAAATATGGCTGTAAAGTCTCAGGTTTCAGGAAGTATTGATGAAATTAAGGTAGCTGTTGGTGATAAAGTAGATTCACAAACTTTGCTTGCGGTTATTAATGCTGAACAGTTTAAAGGGAGTACAACAACAATTTCAAAAGATAATAAGCCTAACAGCTTTAATTATTTTCAAAATATGATAAAACCAATTAAGCAAAAAATTGAAACAGATATTCTTATTATAGGTGGCGGGCCTGGGGGATATGTAGCAGCAATTAAGGCTGCTCAAATGGGTGCAAAAGTAGTTTTAGCTGAGAAGGAAGCGCTAGGGGGAACCTGCCTTAACTTAGGATGCATACCTACTAAAGCTCTAGTTAGATCTGCAGAAGTATATAGAGAATTAAGGGAAGCAGAAAAGTATGGATGTTACGCTGAAAATATATCCTATGATTTAAAAAAGGTTATGGATAGAAAGGACAGCGTTATTAAGGAATTAGTTTCAGGAATTCAATATCTCATGGACAAAAATAAAATAACTATTGTTAAAGGAATGGCAGAGTTTATTGATAAAGAATCTGTTTTGGTTAAATCTAGTACTAGTGAAACTACTATCATGGCTAAAAATATCATAGTTGCAACTGGTTCAAAATCAGTAAATCCACCTATAAAGGGCATAGAGCTTTCCGAAGTTATTAATAGTAGTGAAGCTTTGAACTTAAAAGAACTTCCTAAAAAGCTTGTGATAATTGGTGGCGGAGTCATAGGAATGGAATTTGCTTTTATATTCTCAAGCTTTGGGTCACAAGTTACAGTTATAGAATATGTTGATGATTGTTTGATGAATTGTGATAGTGATATATGTAATGAACTGTATAGAAGTGCAAAAGATTGTGGTATTAAAATTTATACTAAGGCAAAAGTAGAAGCTATCATAAGAGCTGAAGATGGAAGCAGTATTGTTGAATTTAAAACAGAAAACGAAACTAAATATGTAACAGCTGATAAAATACTTTCAGCAGCAGGAAGGGCTCCTTACTATGAGGGTTTAAACATAGAAAACGCAGGTATTGAACTTGGGGAGAAAAGAGGTATAAAAGTAAATTCTCACATGGAGACAAATGTAGAAGGTATATATGCTATAGGCGATGTAACTAATATAGTACAGCTTGCCCATGTAGCTTCTCATCAAGGAATTGTTGCTGTGGAAAGTATAATGGGTACAAGCGTGGATATGGATTATAGTACTGTACCTAGTGTTATATTTACCTATCCTGAAATTGCAATGGTAGGAATTACTGAAAAGCAGGCTGAAATTATGGGCATAGATATAAAAGTTGGAAAGTTTCCTATTGCTGCAAATGGTAAGGCACTTACCTATGGAGAAAGTCAAGGGTTTATTAAACTAATAGAAGATAAGTCGACAGGTAGACTCATAGGCGGAGCTGTAGTTGGACTTCATGCCTCTGACTTAATTGGTGAAATTACACTTGCTGTAAAGAACAACTTAACTGCAAAGCATATTGAAGAGACTATTCATGCACATCCAACTACAACAGAGATTATACATGAAGCTGCATTGGAGTTAAGAGGGGGTTCAATACACTTTGTCAAATGATGCCTTCAGGTTAGAAATTGTTCATTCAAAATCAAACAATCCATGGTTTAATTTAGCACTAGAAGAATTCCTGTTTAATAATGTTAAGAAAGATGAAGTGATTTTATATCTATGGCAAAATGATAATACAATTGTTATAGGGAAAAATCAAAACCCGTGGAAGGAATGCAGATGTAAGGAATTCGAAGTTATAGGTGGAAGAATAGCAAGACGCCTCTCAGGAGGTGGAGCTGTATTTCATGATATGGGTAACTTAAATTTTACATTTATAATGCATAGGAATAGATTTGAAATAAAAAAGCAGCTTCAAGTAATTATTGATGCTGTAAAAGATTTTGGAATAGAAGCTGAATTTTCTGGGAGAAATGATATTACGGTTCAAGGAAAAAAGTTTTCGGGAAATGCTTTTTACTATGATGGAGAAAAAGCCTATCACCATGGTACACTACTTGTAAATTCGGATATTAATAAAATGGTAAAATATCTGCAAGTTTCTAAAGAAAAAATAATTTCTAAGGGAATTGATTCCGTGAAATCTAGGGTGGTGAATTTAAATACATTTTCAAATTCTATAAATGTAGACACTTTGAAGAAAAAGCTTCAGGCAAGCTTTCTTAACACTTATGATTGTTCTAGTGTGGAAGAATATATTGCCGATGAAAGAATGATTGACATACAACAATTATATGATAAATATTCTTCTTGGAAGTGGAGATATGGTGAAACTCCTGAATTCAATGTATCCCTTGAAAATAGATTTCCTTTCGGGAATGTAGATATAAATTTTTCCTTACATGATGGAAAAATAAGTATGGTGAAAATATACTCGGATGCATTAGACTATAGCTTTATTGATATACTTTCAAAACAATTAACAAATACTGAATTTAAGAAGGAAGCAATTCAAAAAAGCTTAAACGAAGTAAGAAGCAAGAATAGTGTTATAGATGAAATAGCAAGTTGGCTTGTAAACTGTAATGACTTAATATGATTAATAGATATATTCCACTTAAGTTTAATATATAAGCAGTAGTCTAAAGAAAAGACTACTGCTTTTTTAATAAAATAACTAAATTAAATTTAAAATTCAACTTTTAACAATGTTAATTTACTAAGTCATAGATTTTAAATAAAGTTTATAAAAGTAAAATAGGCATAATGGAATAATAAAAAAGCAAACTATTATAGAGGTGAATTATATGATTAATTACGTACCCAATAAGGCATATATAGATCCAAAATGCTTAAAGCTTGAACGAGGAAAGCAAATAGTAGAAAAACTTGAAAAACTAAATGTACCTTTAGAATATACAAAAAAAGTTGAGATAAAGGGAGATTCTCCTGCTGAAATTTATATGAATGCGAAGAATACTGTGCTTGTAACTGTAAACTCTCAGAAGAAGTTAGCACCCTGCAGGCCTTCTGCAGACTATCAGTTTTCACTAACAAGTTCTTGCCCTGGCAATTGCGAGTACTGTTATTTACAAACTACACAAGGTGAAAAACCGTATATAAAGATATTTGCAAATGTTGAAGAAATACTTCAGGTTATAGATGATTATATAGAAGAAAACAAGCCTAATATCACTACCTTTGAATGTGCAAGCATAACTGATCCCATTGGACTTGAGCATCTTACAGGGAGCCTTGGTGAGTGTATAGAATACTTTGGGGGTAGTGATTATGGAAGGCTTAGATTAGTAACAAAATTTGCAGATGTAGATTCTTTATTAAATTTAAAACATAATAAGCACACAAGATTTAGATTCAGTATAAATGCAAAATATGTAATACAAAATTTTGAACATAAGACTGCAAGCTTTGAAGAGAGGATGGAAGCAGTTAGAAAAATTGCAGAAGCGGGATATCCGATAGGTTTTATTGTTGCTCCTATAATGATATTTGATAACTGGCAGCAGCAGTATAATGAACTTTTTGAAAGATTAAAGGGTGCACTAGGCAATTACCAGGAACAAATTAGTTTTGAACTAATTCAGCACAGGTTTACAGCTACAGCTAAAGAACTTATACAAAGCAGATTTAAGAATACAAAATTAGATATGGAAGAACAGAACAGACAGCTAAAGTGGGGACCCTACGGAAAATTTAAATATGTTTATAAAAAAGAACAGAGTATTGATATTAAAAATTATATTACTAAGCTAATAAACACCAATTTTAATAATTCTAATATTGAGTATTTTACATAGAAGCTTAAAAAGGCTGCATAATGATAAGCAGCCTTTTAAAACCATATGAGAGAAAAAATAGTTATATTTTTGATACATTCAAATCCATAACCATATATTTATTTATAGATAATGGATTGATTGCGCTTTTAGCTGTTCCTCTGTATCCAGCACCAAACATATGATATATATTTGAGAAAACTTGAAGCTCTGGAAGTCTTCCAATAAGCCTTTTGCCATCAAATAGAAATGGCAGCTGTACTGGTGTTGCAAAGTCACCAGCTGGGGTGAAATCTCCACCGGAGGCAATTGCAACAAATATTGCTTTTTCTCCTCCTAGCAGGTCTTCTAGGCTTTTATTTGCTTCTTCAACACTAAAGCCTGTTAATCCTAAACTAGGAACACTATCATATTCAGCTACAGCACTACCGGTTAATGCAAGCTTATACTTATCCGCCGTTCTTTTATCAGTATAAGGGGATACAACTACACCGTTTTTTATAAGGCTATATCTATAATTATCATTAACTGTTCCTTCTGCATCAAAGAAAGGATGAATTCCATCTTCAGGGTTTAAAGACTGATAGAGGGTAAAGTCATTGCTAAAAAGCTTTTCTCCTGTTTTACCTGATAAGAGTGAACTGCCTGTAGAAAATAAGTTAGCATTAAGGTCTTGGAGAAACTTCATAAGTGGAAGTCCTTCCAGCATAGAAAAAACTACAGGATAAGTGCCCTCCTTATCAAAGGATAAAAGATTGCTATATGCATCACAGGTGCTATTTGTTAGAGAAAGAAATGCATCTCTATTATATTTTCTTCCTTGAAATTCAACAAATCCATCCATGATATTCCTTGAAGATTTTTCTTTGAAAACAAGTTCAGCAAGCATATATCTATCTTTGTATGAAAGGTTTAAATTTCTTATGTTGCTAAGATTGAT includes these proteins:
- a CDS encoding MarR family winged helix-turn-helix transcriptional regulator, giving the protein MFDIDSCIGFITNKASKKIAEVFNDRLMSYGITRVQWIALYYLLKDGKASQKELADKMNIKESTIVRLIDRLEKEKYVERVKEPENRRITYIILTDSGKNRITELIPEGEKMKDSISKGITDEEFETFNRVLQKMIDNIS
- a CDS encoding lipoate--protein ligase codes for the protein MSNDAFRLEIVHSKSNNPWFNLALEEFLFNNVKKDEVILYLWQNDNTIVIGKNQNPWKECRCKEFEVIGGRIARRLSGGGAVFHDMGNLNFTFIMHRNRFEIKKQLQVIIDAVKDFGIEAEFSGRNDITVQGKKFSGNAFYYDGEKAYHHGTLLVNSDINKMVKYLQVSKEKIISKGIDSVKSRVVNLNTFSNSINVDTLKKKLQASFLNTYDCSSVEEYIADERMIDIQQLYDKYSSWKWRYGETPEFNVSLENRFPFGNVDINFSLHDGKISMVKIYSDALDYSFIDILSKQLTNTEFKKEAIQKSLNEVRSKNSVIDEIASWLVNCNDLI
- the splB gene encoding spore photoproduct lyase produces the protein MINYVPNKAYIDPKCLKLERGKQIVEKLEKLNVPLEYTKKVEIKGDSPAEIYMNAKNTVLVTVNSQKKLAPCRPSADYQFSLTSSCPGNCEYCYLQTTQGEKPYIKIFANVEEILQVIDDYIEENKPNITTFECASITDPIGLEHLTGSLGECIEYFGGSDYGRLRLVTKFADVDSLLNLKHNKHTRFRFSINAKYVIQNFEHKTASFEERMEAVRKIAEAGYPIGFIVAPIMIFDNWQQQYNELFERLKGALGNYQEQISFELIQHRFTATAKELIQSRFKNTKLDMEEQNRQLKWGPYGKFKYVYKKEQSIDIKNYITKLINTNFNNSNIEYFT
- a CDS encoding carboxymuconolactone decarboxylase family protein — translated: MGKNPREMLNDFMNGLQTVGATNEAQVNAFMGLLGAAYEPKALEVKTKELISVGIAAYNRCEYCIVFHVYKALEAGATREEIMEAAMVSVAFGGGPSMAYSVTLLKDSIEEFAPEFNK
- a CDS encoding metallopeptidase TldD-related protein; the encoded protein is MVVEKYSNRIKETSINIVQTSVESIRKKDITKTGMRVYKDGFIGISGSLGNAEDSILIKEAEEALANKIPYNLEPTANKEEAIDCRGELLDDEAFVNEIGIVMEELKKSQPNFYFTNKINLVEQEINLSNIRNLNLSYKDRYMLAELVFKEKSSRNIMDGFVEFQGRKYNRDAFLSLTNSTCDAYSNLLSFDKEGTYPVVFSMLEGLPLMKFLQDLNANLFSTGSSLLSGKTGEKLFSNDFTLYQSLNPEDGIHPFFDAEGTVNDNYRYSLIKNGVVVSPYTDKRTADKYKLALTGSAVAEYDSVPSLGLTGFSVEEANKSLEDLLGGEKAIFVAIASGGDFTPAGDFATPVQLPFLFDGKRLIGRLPELQVFSNIYHMFGAGYRGTAKSAINPLSINKYMVMDLNVSKI
- the lpdA gene encoding dihydrolipoyl dehydrogenase, giving the protein MVELKIGSLLGHGKDAVVTNIHKKNGDKVAAGELVLEVEGSKGNMAVKSQVSGSIDEIKVAVGDKVDSQTLLAVINAEQFKGSTTTISKDNKPNSFNYFQNMIKPIKQKIETDILIIGGGPGGYVAAIKAAQMGAKVVLAEKEALGGTCLNLGCIPTKALVRSAEVYRELREAEKYGCYAENISYDLKKVMDRKDSVIKELVSGIQYLMDKNKITIVKGMAEFIDKESVLVKSSTSETTIMAKNIIVATGSKSVNPPIKGIELSEVINSSEALNLKELPKKLVIIGGGVIGMEFAFIFSSFGSQVTVIEYVDDCLMNCDSDICNELYRSAKDCGIKIYTKAKVEAIIRAEDGSSIVEFKTENETKYVTADKILSAAGRAPYYEGLNIENAGIELGEKRGIKVNSHMETNVEGIYAIGDVTNIVQLAHVASHQGIVAVESIMGTSVDMDYSTVPSVIFTYPEIAMVGITEKQAEIMGIDIKVGKFPIAANGKALTYGESQGFIKLIEDKSTGRLIGGAVVGLHASDLIGEITLAVKNNLTAKHIEETIHAHPTTTEIIHEAALELRGGSIHFVK